One Keratinibaculum paraultunense genomic window carries:
- the dnaN gene encoding DNA polymerase III subunit beta, which translates to MRIQINQKDLSKHIDIAQKGISSKTTLQILSGILMETVNDKLKLTSTDLEIGIETYVDCTILEEGSIVIDSKIFGDIVKKLPNSIIDIKVEENNVNIKCENSEFNLLGNNPLEYPQLPAIINKNSFKIPKDLLKSAIKQTIFATTEDETRPILTGVLLEIKNGIGSFVALDGYRLALKSIPLNIDEEIKIVIPARALNELNKILNDDEEELTITVAPGHVIFNLEETTVFSRLLEGQFLNYEDIIRKDHKTSVIVDRKNFQDSLERASLLANEQKANLVKLNILEDEIKIKSNSEIGDVLEEIPSKHEGDILNIAFNSRYIIDGIRVIDSDEIELYFMGSLNPCIIKPVGDDNYTYLVLPVRLAQDDY; encoded by the coding sequence TTGAGAATACAAATTAATCAAAAAGATTTATCTAAGCATATAGATATAGCTCAAAAAGGTATATCATCTAAAACTACACTACAAATTCTGAGTGGCATATTAATGGAAACAGTTAATGATAAATTAAAACTAACATCAACAGATCTAGAAATTGGAATAGAAACTTATGTAGATTGTACTATACTAGAAGAAGGATCAATAGTAATTGATTCAAAAATATTTGGAGATATAGTAAAAAAACTACCAAATTCCATAATAGATATAAAAGTAGAAGAAAATAATGTAAATATAAAATGTGAAAATTCTGAATTTAACTTATTAGGCAACAATCCTTTAGAATATCCACAATTACCAGCTATAATAAATAAAAATTCATTTAAAATACCAAAAGATCTTCTTAAATCAGCTATAAAACAAACAATATTTGCTACAACTGAAGATGAGACAAGACCAATATTAACAGGTGTATTACTTGAAATTAAAAATGGTATTGGCTCTTTTGTTGCATTAGATGGATATAGATTAGCTTTAAAAAGTATTCCACTAAATATAGATGAAGAAATAAAAATAGTAATACCAGCAAGAGCATTAAATGAATTAAATAAAATACTTAATGATGATGAAGAAGAACTAACCATAACGGTTGCTCCAGGTCATGTTATATTTAATTTAGAAGAAACTACAGTTTTTTCTAGATTATTAGAAGGACAATTTTTAAACTATGAAGATATAATAAGAAAAGATCATAAAACTAGTGTAATAGTTGATAGAAAAAATTTTCAAGATAGTTTAGAAAGAGCTTCTTTATTGGCAAATGAACAAAAAGCAAATTTAGTTAAGCTGAATATATTAGAGGATGAAATAAAAATTAAATCTAATTCGGAAATAGGAGATGTTCTTGAAGAGATTCCATCAAAACATGAAGGGGATATACTAAATATAGCTTTTAATTCAAGATATATAATAGATGGTATAAGAGTAATAGATTCTGATGAAATAGAACTTTATTTTATGGGAAGTTTAAATCCTTGTATAATAAAACCTGTAGGAGATGACAATTATACTTATCTAGTGCTACCAGTACGATTGGCACAAGATGATTATTAA
- a CDS encoding RNA-binding S4 domain-containing protein, which yields MKEIKINTDTIKLDQLLKFSGITQTGGQSKLIINQGIVKVNGEVVKKRGKKIKKGDVIEIKDIDKFIVI from the coding sequence ATGAAAGAAATAAAAATAAATACTGATACTATAAAGTTGGATCAACTATTAAAATTTTCAGGTATTACTCAAACAGGTGGACAGAGTAAATTAATTATTAATCAAGGAATAGTAAAAGTAAACGGAGAAGTAGTTAAAAAAAGAGGAAAAAAGATAAAAAAAGGTGATGTAATAGAAATAAAAGACATAGATAAGTTCATTGTGATATAA
- the recF gene encoding DNA replication/repair protein RecF (All proteins in this family for which functions are known are DNA-binding proteins that assist the filamentation of RecA onto DNA for the initiation of recombination or recombinational repair.) — translation MNIENIRLINFRNYKSLDIDLNRNMNIFIGKNAQGKTNLLESIYMCATGRSFRTNRDKEIINFNKNQAYIGAKIRTGNLQKFIEIKVDKNKQKRIRVNKVELNNFRELNSGLNVVMFSPDDLKLIKGGPIERRNFLDMSISQIKPIYKHNVGRYNKVLYQRNNLLKSKKSRDEILNLLDIFDVQLAKIGTQIILYRQQFIEKLSKLAEKIHNKLTLDKEDLNLEYISNVDYKSIKDKINLEKRYLSQLKKTVNRDLAIGTTEIGPHRDDILVNINNIDARSFASQGQQRTIVLSIKLAEVEIIKEDRGLYPVLLLDDVFSELDEERRKYLTMSFNNMQTIITSTDSLLLEELSLLDKSIFYIENGNVIKQ, via the coding sequence TTGAATATAGAAAATATTAGGCTTATAAATTTTAGAAACTATAAAAGTCTAGATATAGATTTAAATAGAAACATGAATATATTTATAGGTAAAAATGCACAAGGAAAAACTAATCTGTTAGAATCTATATACATGTGTGCTACTGGTAGGTCATTTAGAACCAATAGAGATAAAGAAATTATCAATTTTAATAAAAATCAAGCATATATTGGAGCAAAAATAAGGACTGGTAATCTTCAAAAATTTATTGAGATAAAAGTAGATAAAAACAAACAAAAAAGAATCAGAGTAAACAAAGTAGAACTAAATAATTTTAGGGAATTAAATAGTGGATTAAATGTAGTGATGTTTTCTCCAGACGATTTAAAACTTATTAAAGGTGGACCTATAGAGCGAAGAAATTTTTTAGATATGAGTATTTCTCAAATAAAACCTATATATAAACATAATGTTGGTAGATATAACAAAGTGTTATATCAACGAAACAATTTATTAAAATCCAAAAAATCTAGAGATGAAATATTAAATTTATTGGATATATTTGATGTTCAACTAGCAAAAATTGGCACACAAATAATTTTATATAGGCAACAATTTATAGAAAAATTATCAAAATTAGCAGAAAAAATTCATAATAAATTGACACTAGATAAAGAAGATTTAAATTTAGAATATATTTCTAATGTGGATTATAAAAGTATCAAAGATAAAATTAATTTAGAAAAAAGATATTTATCTCAATTAAAAAAAACAGTTAATAGAGATTTAGCTATTGGGACTACAGAAATTGGCCCCCATAGAGATGATATATTAGTTAATATAAATAATATAGATGCTAGGTCATTTGCATCTCAAGGTCAGCAGAGAACTATAGTGTTGTCCATAAAGTTAGCAGAAGTGGAAATAATAAAAGAAGATAGAGGTTTATATCCAGTATTATTATTAGATGATGTATTTTCAGAATTAGATGAAGAAAGAAGAAAATATTTAACTATGTCCTTTAATAATATGCAAACTATCATAACATCGACAGATTCATTACTATTAGAAGAATTAAGTTTACTAGATAAATCTATTTTTTATATAGAAAATGGTAATGTAATAAAACAATAA
- a CDS encoding DUF370 domain-containing protein, translating to MFLHIGNNISIPKDEIVAILDKNAVEKSIDTRTFIDKLINNDCLVNPDNNKVNTYIITCIKNIDRKNRLSILNYNLYTSNISSKSLFKRK from the coding sequence ATGTTTTTACACATAGGTAATAATATTAGCATACCTAAAGATGAAATAGTAGCTATATTAGACAAAAATGCAGTAGAAAAATCTATAGATACAAGAACTTTTATAGATAAATTGATAAATAATGATTGTTTAGTTAATCCTGATAATAATAAAGTAAATACCTATATAATAACTTGTATAAAAAATATAGATAGGAAAAATAGATTAAGTATTTTAAATTACAATTTATATACTTCTAATATTTCTTCAAAATCTCTTTTTAAGAGAAAATAA
- the gyrB gene encoding DNA topoisomerase (ATP-hydrolyzing) subunit B: MIKENNGRKYTAQEIQVLTGLEPVRKRPGMYIGSTGPRGLHHLVYEVVDNSIDEALAGVCDTINVIINEDNSIIVEDNGSGIPVEVHPQTGKSTVETVLTMLHAGGKFNNSAYKVSGGLHGVGIAVVNALSEYLIVRVKRDGKVYMQRFERGIPVTELKVIGKSNNTGTIIEFKPDAEIFDEVNFDFKTLESRLREMAFLNKGVKITLEDKRSNIKKEFHYEGGIKSFVEYLNKNKTPIQKDIMYFESEKDNTVVEVAMQYTDGYSENIYTFANNINTQEGGTHLSGFKTALTRAINDYGRKYGYIKENEDNLQGDDVREGLTAILSVKLMEPQFEGQTKTKLGNSEVRGIVETLTYEFLMSYLEENPKDGKSILEKALSASRAREAARKAREISRKRSILDNTTLPGKLADCQENNLEVTEIFIVEGDSAGGSAKQARDKRYQAILPLKGKIMNVEKARLDKVLGFDEIRAMITAFGTGIGSEFDIDKLRYGKIIIMTDADVDGAHIRTLLLTFFYRYMRELIENGHVYIAQPPLYKVSKGKKDYYAYSDKELEELLEKIGDSNYTVQRYKGLGEMNPEQLWETTMDPEKRILLKVNIEDAIAADEIFTILMGDKVKPRREFIQTNAKLVKNLDI; this comes from the coding sequence ATGATCAAAGAAAACAATGGAAGAAAATATACAGCTCAAGAAATTCAAGTGTTGACAGGATTAGAACCAGTAAGAAAAAGACCAGGAATGTATATTGGAAGTACAGGACCTAGAGGACTACATCACTTAGTATATGAAGTAGTAGATAATAGTATAGATGAAGCATTAGCAGGTGTATGTGATACTATAAATGTCATTATAAATGAAGATAATTCAATAATAGTAGAAGATAATGGCTCAGGAATACCTGTAGAGGTACATCCTCAAACAGGTAAATCTACTGTAGAAACAGTTTTAACTATGCTTCATGCAGGAGGTAAATTTAATAATAGTGCATACAAGGTTTCTGGTGGTTTACATGGTGTTGGTATTGCCGTTGTAAATGCTTTATCTGAATATTTAATAGTTAGGGTAAAAAGAGATGGAAAAGTATATATGCAAAGATTTGAAAGAGGTATTCCAGTAACAGAACTTAAAGTGATTGGAAAATCAAATAATACAGGAACAATTATAGAATTTAAACCAGATGCTGAAATATTTGATGAAGTTAATTTTGATTTTAAAACATTAGAATCTAGATTAAGGGAAATGGCATTTTTAAATAAAGGTGTTAAAATAACTTTAGAAGATAAAAGAAGCAATATTAAAAAAGAATTCCACTATGAAGGTGGTATAAAATCTTTTGTAGAATATTTAAATAAAAACAAAACTCCTATACAAAAAGATATAATGTATTTTGAATCGGAAAAAGATAATACAGTAGTAGAAGTAGCTATGCAATATACTGATGGCTATTCAGAAAATATATATACTTTTGCTAATAATATTAATACACAAGAAGGTGGAACTCATCTTAGTGGATTTAAAACTGCTTTAACTAGAGCTATTAATGATTATGGAAGGAAATATGGATATATAAAAGAAAATGAGGATAATCTTCAAGGAGATGATGTAAGAGAAGGTTTAACTGCTATATTGTCAGTAAAATTGATGGAACCTCAATTTGAAGGTCAGACTAAGACAAAATTAGGAAATAGTGAAGTGCGTGGTATAGTAGAAACTTTAACTTATGAATTTTTAATGAGCTATCTTGAAGAAAACCCAAAAGATGGAAAATCAATATTAGAAAAAGCCTTGAGCGCTTCAAGAGCAAGGGAGGCAGCAAGAAAAGCCAGAGAAATTTCAAGAAAAAGAAGTATATTAGATAATACTACTTTGCCTGGCAAATTAGCAGATTGTCAAGAGAACAATTTGGAAGTAACTGAAATATTTATAGTAGAAGGGGATTCAGCAGGAGGAAGTGCTAAACAAGCTAGAGATAAAAGATATCAAGCTATTTTACCATTAAAAGGAAAAATAATGAATGTAGAAAAGGCAAGATTAGATAAAGTTTTAGGATTTGATGAAATAAGGGCTATGATAACGGCGTTTGGAACTGGAATTGGCAGTGAATTTGATATAGATAAACTAAGATATGGTAAAATAATAATCATGACAGACGCAGACGTAGATGGAGCTCATATAAGAACATTATTATTGACATTCTTCTATAGATATATGAGAGAATTAATAGAGAATGGTCATGTTTATATTGCACAACCACCTCTATATAAAGTATCAAAAGGGAAGAAGGACTACTATGCTTATAGTGATAAAGAATTAGAAGAATTGCTTGAAAAAATAGGTGATTCTAACTATACAGTTCAAAGATATAAGGGTCTTGGAGAAATGAATCCAGAACAATTATGGGAAACTACTATGGATCCAGAAAAAAGAATATTACTAAAAGTAAATATAGAAGATGCGATAGCAGCAGATGAAATATTTACTATATTAATGGGAGATAAGGTTAAACCTAGAAGAGAATTTATACAAACTAATGCTAAATTGGTTAAAAATTTAGATATATAG
- the gyrA gene encoding DNA gyrase subunit A — protein sequence MDNINNVNNVIEVNIEDEMKTSYLDYAMSVIVSRALPDVRDGLKPVHRRILYAMNELGLSPDKPYRKSARVVGDVLGKYHPHSDASVYDAMVRLAQDFNTRYPLVDGHGNFGSIDGDSPAAMRYTEVRMTKLAMEMLRDINKETIDYRPNFDETLKEPVVLPSRFPNLLVNGSSGIAVGMATNIPPHNLNEVIDGLIMLIDDSDTDIDELMKVIKGPDFPTGAMIMGKEGIKSAYKTGRGKLTIRAVAEVEEHNRGRYKIVISEIPYQVNKAKLIEKIAELVRDKKIEGISDLRDESDREGMRIVIELKRDANPNIVLNKLYKQTQLETTFGVIMLALVNDEPKILNLKQTLLYYLDHQKEIITRRTQYDLNKAEERAHIVEGLKIALDNIDEVINIIRNSKEESIARQKLMDNFGLSEKQAQAILNMRLRRLTGLEREKLEEEYESLIKEISKFKEILSNERLIYQIIKEELLEIKEKHGDRRRTKIMPSVDEIDIEDMIEEEDVIITLTHFGYIKRVPEDVYKTQKRGGKGITGLTTRENDFVEDLFITSTHDTILFFTNKGKVYSLKAYEIPEGTRQSKGTAIINLLNLTGDEKVSAVIPIRKYDPEINIVFITRRGIIKKTKLEQFRNIRRNGIIAITLNEDDELIEVRKTDGNRELIIVTANGMSIRFNEEDVREMGRTAMGVKAINLKKDDEVVAMDLVEEDKYLLVVSEYGFGKRTPLSEYRVQNRGGIGLKTYNIKKKTGKLVSGKVVDEDDEIIMISKSGIIIRLKAKDISAMGRNTQGVTLMKIDNKKDKVVAVAKYVEE from the coding sequence ATGGATAATATAAATAATGTTAATAATGTAATAGAAGTAAATATAGAAGATGAAATGAAAACTTCCTACCTTGATTATGCTATGTCTGTAATAGTAAGTAGAGCCCTTCCAGATGTTAGAGATGGACTAAAACCTGTTCATAGAAGAATATTGTATGCTATGAATGAATTAGGGCTTAGTCCAGATAAACCTTACAGAAAATCTGCTAGGGTAGTTGGGGATGTATTAGGTAAATATCATCCTCATTCAGATGCCTCTGTTTATGATGCAATGGTAAGACTTGCACAGGATTTTAATACTAGATACCCTTTGGTAGATGGTCATGGAAATTTTGGTTCTATTGATGGGGATAGTCCTGCAGCGATGCGTTACACAGAAGTTAGAATGACTAAATTAGCAATGGAGATGCTAAGAGATATAAATAAAGAAACGATAGATTATAGACCTAATTTTGATGAAACTTTAAAAGAACCTGTAGTATTACCTAGTAGATTTCCAAATTTATTAGTAAATGGTTCTTCAGGAATAGCTGTAGGTATGGCAACGAATATTCCACCTCATAATCTTAATGAGGTAATAGATGGATTGATAATGTTGATAGATGATTCAGATACTGATATTGATGAACTTATGAAAGTAATTAAAGGTCCAGATTTTCCAACTGGTGCTATGATAATGGGAAAAGAAGGTATAAAATCAGCATATAAAACAGGTAGAGGTAAGTTGACAATTAGAGCAGTAGCAGAAGTAGAAGAACACAATAGAGGAAGGTATAAAATAGTTATATCTGAAATACCCTATCAAGTAAATAAGGCTAAATTAATAGAAAAAATAGCTGAATTGGTTAGGGATAAAAAAATTGAAGGTATATCAGATTTAAGAGATGAATCAGATAGAGAAGGAATGAGAATAGTAATTGAGTTGAAAAGAGATGCAAATCCAAATATAGTTTTGAATAAATTATATAAACAAACTCAATTAGAAACTACTTTTGGCGTTATAATGTTAGCGTTAGTAAATGATGAACCAAAGATATTAAACTTAAAACAAACTTTATTATATTATTTAGATCATCAAAAAGAAATTATAACAAGAAGAACTCAATATGATTTAAATAAAGCAGAAGAAAGAGCTCATATAGTAGAAGGATTAAAAATAGCATTAGATAATATTGATGAAGTAATAAATATTATTAGGAATTCTAAAGAAGAATCCATAGCAAGACAAAAATTGATGGATAACTTTGGACTTTCTGAAAAACAAGCTCAAGCTATACTTAATATGAGACTTAGAAGATTAACAGGATTAGAAAGAGAAAAACTGGAAGAAGAATATGAATCTTTGATAAAAGAGATAAGTAAGTTCAAAGAAATATTATCCAATGAAAGATTAATATATCAAATAATAAAAGAAGAATTATTAGAGATAAAAGAAAAACATGGAGATAGAAGAAGAACTAAGATTATGCCTTCTGTTGATGAGATAGATATTGAGGATATGATAGAAGAAGAAGATGTAATAATTACCTTAACACACTTTGGATATATAAAAAGAGTACCAGAAGATGTATATAAAACTCAAAAAAGAGGAGGCAAAGGAATAACTGGATTAACTACAAGAGAAAATGATTTTGTTGAAGACTTATTTATAACTTCAACTCACGATACCATACTATTCTTTACAAATAAAGGTAAAGTATATTCATTAAAAGCTTATGAAATACCAGAAGGTACACGACAATCTAAAGGAACAGCTATTATCAATTTATTAAATTTGACAGGGGATGAAAAAGTATCTGCAGTTATACCAATTAGAAAATATGATCCAGAAATTAATATTGTTTTTATTACTAGAAGAGGTATAATCAAAAAAACTAAATTAGAACAGTTTAGAAATATAAGAAGAAACGGTATTATTGCTATAACTTTAAATGAAGATGATGAATTAATAGAGGTTAGAAAAACTGATGGTAATAGAGAATTGATAATAGTTACAGCTAATGGAATGTCTATAAGATTTAATGAAGAAGATGTTAGGGAAATGGGAAGAACTGCTATGGGTGTTAAAGCTATAAATTTAAAGAAAGATGATGAAGTAGTAGCTATGGATTTAGTGGAAGAGGATAAATATTTACTGGTAGTTTCAGAATATGGATTTGGGAAAAGAACTCCATTAAGTGAATATAGAGTACAAAATAGAGGCGGCATTGGATTAAAGACTTATAATATAAAGAAAAAAACTGGCAAATTAGTATCAGGTAAAGTAGTAGATGAAGATGATGAAATAATAATGATTTCAAAGTCAGGTATTATAATTCGATTGAAAGCAAAAGATATATCCGCAATGGGAAGAAATACTCAAGGGGTAACTTTGATGAAGATAGATAACAAAAAAGATAAAGTAGTAGCAGTAGCAAAATATGTAGAAGAATAG
- a CDS encoding STAS domain-containing protein: MSLDIDVKFNEDNNSWVVYLKGELDIYTSPELKETLIDALDKKDGNIIINGKNLDYVDSTGLGVLISILKRVREKDNNVYLQNIKPNIRKLFDITKLDKVFIFKE, encoded by the coding sequence ATGTCTTTAGATATAGATGTTAAATTTAATGAAGACAATAATTCATGGGTTGTTTATCTAAAAGGAGAACTTGATATTTATACATCTCCAGAATTGAAAGAGACGCTTATAGATGCTCTCGATAAAAAAGATGGTAATATAATAATAAATGGTAAAAATTTAGATTATGTTGATAGTACCGGTTTAGGTGTTTTAATAAGTATACTAAAAAGAGTAAGAGAAAAAGATAATAATGTATATTTACAAAACATTAAACCAAATATTAGAAAGTTATTTGATATTACAAAATTAGATAAAGTATTTATATTTAAGGAGTGA
- a CDS encoding ATP-binding protein — translation MKKDIINLKIPSKPDYISVVRLTSSAIASNLGLNIEEIEDIKVSIAEACINAINKSSEINIQFEIEKDKLTIKVNNVHPLEEDKSNLNKELELGILIIKSLMDEVNFSEEGVEMIKYIEDGNK, via the coding sequence ATGAAGAAAGATATCATAAACTTAAAAATTCCTAGTAAGCCTGATTATATATCGGTGGTTAGGTTAACTTCATCAGCCATAGCTAGTAATCTGGGTTTAAATATAGAAGAAATAGAAGATATAAAAGTATCTATAGCTGAAGCTTGTATAAATGCTATTAATAAATCTAGTGAGATAAATATACAGTTTGAGATAGAAAAAGATAAGTTGACAATTAAGGTAAATAATGTACATCCCCTTGAAGAAGATAAAAGTAATTTAAATAAAGAACTGGAATTGGGAATTTTAATTATTAAATCTTTGATGGATGAAGTTAATTTTTCAGAAGAAGGAGTTGAGATGATAAAATATATAGAGGATGGTAATAAATGA
- a CDS encoding SigB/SigF/SigG family RNA polymerase sigma factor yields the protein MKVDKRYDKIDLKDIDNIDSKVLFKILKETKDPKIREVLIERYLYIAEILAKKYTNRGIEYDDIYQVACVGLIYAIDRFDIDKGFEFSSFATPTIIGEIKKYFRDKGWTIKVPRRIQELSKKINNAKVTLSQKLQRSPTVADIAKYLNCTEEEVLEAMEASKVYTPQSLDLTYDSNNDDKDVNLADLIGEEDIYFNKIENNDFLLRGMKKLNEMEKKILIDRYFNRRTQVAIAKDLNISQMTVSRVEKRVIEKLRKEMEKSLN from the coding sequence ATGAAAGTAGACAAGCGTTATGATAAAATTGACTTAAAAGATATTGATAATATTGATAGTAAGGTTTTATTTAAAATACTAAAAGAAACAAAAGATCCTAAAATTAGAGAAGTACTTATAGAAAGATATCTTTATATAGCAGAAATACTAGCTAAAAAATATACTAATAGAGGCATAGAATATGATGATATTTACCAGGTTGCATGTGTTGGACTTATTTATGCTATAGATAGATTTGATATAGATAAAGGATTTGAATTTTCAAGCTTTGCTACACCTACCATTATAGGTGAGATAAAAAAATATTTCAGGGACAAAGGTTGGACTATAAAAGTGCCAAGGAGAATACAGGAATTATCTAAAAAAATAAATAATGCTAAAGTTACTTTAAGTCAAAAGCTTCAACGTTCTCCTACAGTAGCAGATATAGCAAAATATTTAAATTGTACAGAAGAAGAAGTGTTGGAGGCAATGGAGGCTAGTAAAGTATATACTCCTCAATCTCTTGATTTAACTTATGATTCAAACAATGATGATAAAGATGTTAATTTAGCTGATCTTATAGGAGAAGAAGATATATACTTTAATAAAATAGAAAACAACGATTTTTTATTAAGAGGTATGAAAAAGTTAAATGAGATGGAAAAAAAGATTCTAATAGACAGATATTTTAACAGAAGAACTCAAGTAGCAATTGCAAAAGATTTAAACATATCTCAAATGACGGTATCACGAGTAGAAAAAAGAGTTATAGAAAAATTAAGAAAAGAAATGGAGAAATCTTTAAATTAA
- a CDS encoding ATP phosphoribosyltransferase regulatory subunit: MEYLKIEDEIKYHSQKYRIQREIEDMFIEEGYFYIEPSLYENLDELESFYKKIGKESLVKIINGNSDVVALRPDNTTNIIKNIIPKWKQGMQLKLFYNSSIFKNVNNSNIEEIKQLGIEYLGGFDFESDIEVIVLALNILNKFNDKFIMEISNSKYIYGLLEDINIDKIQEKQLKNIIYRKNKFEMFDYIKKLNLPSKIIDCLANIFEFQGNISQVIKRAEKFYTNKIMEKALEELIILGDFIKKEGYSKYVCFDLSMITELDYYDGVIFKGYYPNSFKEIIKGGRYDSFTEYFGEKVSAIGFSVELDEIANIINTRR; this comes from the coding sequence ATGGAATATTTAAAAATTGAAGATGAAATAAAATATCATAGTCAAAAATATAGAATACAAAGGGAGATTGAAGATATGTTTATAGAAGAAGGTTATTTTTATATTGAACCATCACTATATGAGAATTTAGATGAGCTTGAATCCTTTTATAAAAAAATAGGTAAAGAGTCTTTGGTTAAAATAATAAATGGAAATTCTGATGTAGTAGCATTAAGACCTGATAATACCACTAATATAATAAAAAATATTATTCCTAAATGGAAACAAGGAATGCAACTTAAATTATTTTATAATTCTTCAATATTTAAAAATGTAAATAATTCAAATATTGAAGAAATAAAACAATTAGGAATTGAATATTTAGGAGGATTTGATTTTGAGTCTGATATAGAAGTAATAGTTCTAGCATTGAATATTTTAAATAAGTTTAATGATAAGTTTATAATGGAAATATCCAATAGTAAGTATATCTATGGACTTTTAGAAGATATAAATATAGATAAAATACAAGAAAAACAATTAAAAAATATTATATATAGAAAAAATAAGTTTGAAATGTTTGATTATATTAAAAAATTAAATTTACCAAGTAAAATAATAGATTGTTTGGCAAATATATTTGAATTTCAAGGTAATATTTCTCAGGTTATAAAAAGAGCAGAAAAGTTTTATACAAACAAAATTATGGAAAAAGCTTTAGAGGAACTGATAATTTTAGGAGATTTTATTAAAAAAGAAGGATATTCAAAATATGTTTGTTTTGATTTATCTATGATTACAGAATTAGATTATTATGATGGGGTTATATTTAAAGGATATTATCCCAATAGTTTTAAAGAAATTATAAAAGGAGGTAGGTATGATTCTTTCACGGAATATTTTGGGGAAAAAGTTTCAGCTATAGGTTTTTCAGTAGAATTAGATGAAATTGCTAATATTATAAACACAAGGAGGTAA
- the hisG gene encoding ATP phosphoribosyltransferase: protein MDSISIAISKGRIGKEASTVFKKIGLGDSIDINSRKLIFKDEKNKINYIYVKPLDVVTYVQNGVADLGVVGKDIILEKDSDVYEIYDLGFGKCKFAVAGKKNKHTYSKDKLLKVATSYPNITKKYFDKKQQKIKIIKLNGSVELAPLVGLSDVIVDLVETGNTLKANGLYIIEEMFDISARLICNRISYRFKYDRIFNLVEKLKELKH, encoded by the coding sequence ATGGATTCTATAAGCATAGCTATATCAAAAGGTAGGATTGGCAAAGAAGCTTCTACTGTTTTTAAAAAAATTGGATTAGGGGATTCCATAGATATTAATTCTAGGAAACTTATTTTTAAAGATGAAAAAAATAAAATTAATTATATATACGTAAAGCCTTTAGATGTAGTTACTTATGTACAAAATGGAGTTGCAGATTTAGGGGTGGTAGGAAAGGATATTATACTGGAAAAGGATAGTGATGTGTATGAAATTTATGATTTAGGATTTGGAAAATGTAAGTTTGCAGTAGCTGGGAAAAAAAATAAACACACTTATTCCAAAGATAAGTTACTTAAAGTTGCAACATCCTATCCTAATATAACTAAAAAGTATTTTGATAAGAAACAACAAAAAATTAAAATAATAAAATTAAATGGTTCTGTAGAATTAGCTCCGTTAGTAGGTTTATCAGATGTAATAGTGGATTTAGTAGAAACAGGCAATACATTAAAAGCCAATGGACTTTATATAATAGAGGAAATGTTTGATATAAGTGCAAGGCTTATATGTAATCGAATAAGTTATAGATTTAAATATGATAGAATTTTTAATTTAGTTGAAAAGTTAAAGGAGTTGAAACATTAA